The following are encoded in a window of Balaenoptera acutorostrata unplaced genomic scaffold, mBalAcu1.1 scaffold_974, whole genome shotgun sequence genomic DNA:
- the LOC130706867 gene encoding metallothionein-1E-like, giving the protein MDPKCSCPTGGSCSCAGSCTCKACRCTSCKKSCCSCCPVGCAKCAQGCVCKGASDKCSCCA; this is encoded by the exons ATGGACCCCAAGTGCTCCTGCCCCACTG GCGGCTCCTGCAGCTGCGCTGGCTCCTGCACCTGCAAAGCCTGCAGATGCACCTCCTGCAAGAAGA gctgctgctcctgctgccccGTGGGCTGCGCCAAGTGTGCCCAGGGCTGCGTCTGCAAAGGGGCCTCGGACAAGTGCAGCTGCTGTGCCTGA